From Vitis vinifera cultivar Pinot Noir 40024 chromosome 14, ASM3070453v1, a single genomic window includes:
- the LOC100256252 gene encoding cation/calcium exchanger 5 — protein MACFSSSSSSSLSYLKNSAIPLSLFFIFLFFLLTTPHFSPSYPSPPPIIPKRSLLNSTTTTTSCSSSLETPSNGLLNYLSLHFCTFHQTHLISIPFLTLVLLLLFYILVKTAQDRFSIVVTKLCAHLNLSPSMGAVTLLALGNGAPDVFASVAAVRGGHPRTGFGAILSAGTFVSAFVVGFVAIYAAPFSVDPSQFVRDVFFYLVAALFLFYVYLSAEIFLWQAIGFVGFYAFFVGLVFWMDLGIGGGKERGGSEVGLIGEVEIEKGLVGSGVFEIGDVLKDVERGKAGFGFGDALGKISKAWELPVSLLLKLTIPQTEPSEWNRFYQSANIALCPLALLYSCNSFIPLNHPIIFLLPHTHFPLWSVVLFASSSLAVLHFIIEKEPPETERMPVVLVAFIMSVFWISTVAGELLNCLAALGSLLELPPSLLGLTVLAWGNSVGDLVADVAIAKAGQPAMAMAGCFAGPMFNMLVGLGTALVIQTANIYPQAYQLHFHTGIVIAFVFLLSSLMGSLLVITWGRFRVPRFWGFCLVGLYVVFMVVSILIAKFSG, from the exons ATGGCCtgcttctcctcctcctcctcctcctctctctcttaCCTCAAAAACTCTGCAATCCCACTCTccctcttcttcatcttcctcttcttcctcctcaCTACCCCACATTTCTCCCCAAGCTACCCCTCCCCTCCCCCTATAATCCCCAAAAGGTCTCTCCTCaactccaccaccaccaccacttcTTGCTCCTCCAGTCTTGAAACCCCCTCCAATGGCCTCCTCAACTACCTTTCCCTCCATTTCTGCACTTTCCACCAAACCCATCTCATCTCCATCCCTTTCCTCACCCTCgttctcctcctcctcttctACATCCTTGTCAAGACTGCCCAAGATCGCTTCTCTATCGTCGTCACGAAGCTCTGTGCTCATCTCAATTTGTCGCCTAGTATGGGTGCTGTGACCCTCTTGGCTCTGGGTAATGGGGCTCCAGACGTCTTTGCGTCGGTGGCCGCTGTGCGTGGCGGGCATCCGAGGACTGGTTTTGGGGCGATTTTGTCGGCCGGTACGTTTGTTTCGGCGTTTGTGGTTGGGTTTGTGGCGATTTATGCCGCGCCGTTTTCGGTGGACCCGAGTCAGTTTGTGAGGGACGTGTTCTTTTACTTGGTGGCTGCGTTGTTCTTGTTCTATGTGTATTTGAGCGCGGAGATTTTTCTGTGGCAGGCTATTGGGTTTGTGGGGTTTTATGCGTTTTTTGTCGGGTTGGTGTTTTGGATGGATTTGGGGATTGGTGGAGGGAAGGAGAGAGGTGGGAGTGAGGTGGGGTTGATTGGGGAGGTCGAGATTGAGAAGGGTTTGGTGGGTTCTGGGGTTTTTGAGATTGGGGATGTGTTGAAGGATGTGGAGAGAGGGAAGGCCGGTTTCGGGTTCGGTGATGCACTTGGCAAG ATCTCGAAAGCATGGGAACTTCCAGTTTCTTTACTTCTAAAGCTCACAATCCCACAAACTGAACCTTCAGAATGGAATAGGTTCTATCAATCTGCAAATATTGCTCTTTGCCCACTTGCCCTTTTGTACTCCTGTAATTCATTCATACCACTAAATCATCCCATCATTTTTCTCCTTCCACACACTCATTTTCCATTATGGTCTGTCGTACTCTTTGCAAGCTCCTCCCTTGCAGTTCTTCACTTCATAATAGAAAAAGAGCCCCCTGAAACTGAAAGAATGCCTGTGGTTCTTGTAGCCTTTATAATGAGTGTCTTTTGGATATCTACTGTTGCTGGGGAGCTCCTGAACTGCCTTGCAGCATTAGGGTCACTTCTTGAATTGCCTCCATCACTCCTTGGGCTCACAGTACTTGCATGGGGAAACTCAGTGGGAGATCTTGTTGCTGATGTGGCCATTGCCAAAGCAGGCCAGCCAGCAATGGCAATGGCTGGGTGCTTTGCTGGCCCAATGTTTAACATGCTTGTTGGACTTGGGACAGCTTTGGTGATACAAACTGCTAATATTTATCCCCAAGCTTATCAGCTCCATTTCCACACGGGTATTGTGATTGCATTTGTGTTCTTGCTGTCAAGCTTGATGGGGTCTCTGTTAGTTATAACTTGGGGTAGATTCCGGGTGCCTAGGTTCTGGGGTTTCTGCCTTGTTGGTCTCTATGTTGTATTTATGGTTGTTAGCATACTCATCGCAAAGTTTTCAGGGTGA
- the LOC100245953 gene encoding uncharacterized protein LOC100245953 isoform X1, whose product MASQALVNSDRSRTHWTQTMERYFIDLMLDQVHRGNRMGHTFNKQAWADMHAMFNGKFGSQYEKDVLKSRYTVLWKQFNDMKNLLDQSGFSWDDTRKMVVADDCVWDAYIKAHPDAQCYKNKAVMNFNDLCLIYAYTTADGRYSRSSHDIDFDDDFQGVTIAYGMGSVAPASNEHSRRDWTPAMDQYFTELMLDQLGKGNKITNTFNEQAWTVMLSLFNSKFCTQHGKRFLKRRYKKLEKYYSDIKTLLEQNGFLWDDRQQMIAADDDVWDNYIKAHPHAQAYRKKILLNFQDLSLLYGKTVNNGIRSHLHPDKDLEYDIVQIKAGEGEYQTPISGDGYWTLPMDHYFIDLLLDQVLRGNKIGQGFITQAWIEMVTLFNMKFGSHYDKDVLKNRYRHLRRQYNDITALLEHSGFSWDDTREMVTAEGFVWDSYIQAIPDAQSYRNKTVPNYHKLCVIYGQESSNGGDNSLACNGDIDGVDPVWMIEGTDIQCNANSDHSRTDWIPPMDRYLIDLMLEQVRKGNRKVHTFNKQAWADMVALFNERFRTQHEKSVLKSRHKSLRKQYHHIKNLLDHRGFSWDEMRQMVTAYDAVWAAYLKEHPDAKSYRAKPKPNYNDLCLIYGSPIADGQCNQSYHGIDFNGDGRELNNSSHSRTDWTPLMDRYFIDLMLEHVQKGSMVDHKFNKQAWSDMAARFNAEFGSYHDKDVLKSRFKHWRKLFNGMRTLLEQNGFAWDERRQMVTAANELWDSYIKENPDARSYRTRSLPNYNDLFLIYGNAINKDTQNQSSFCIDDNDDDLGVGIGEEDDQFLASSDSLDVDWMIPMDIDPHALELDMDEMFGCLQSPFRNTNISDQKKRRQSAAPSTLACSRKVPKTKERMWESPSEKEGVATALINDKEVKNCISIETIVDALQSIPGMDDELFLDACHLLEDEKKAEMFVALDAARRQKWLLRKLRT is encoded by the exons ATGGCCAGCCAAGCCCTTGTGAACAGTGATCGCTCAAGGACACATTGGACCCAAACGATGGAACGCTATTTCATTGATCTCATGTTAGATCAGGTACATAGGGGCAATAGGATGGGGCATACATTTAATAAACAAGCTTGGGCAGATATGCACGCCATGTTCAATGGAAAATTTGGATCTCAATATGAGAAAGATGTCTTGAAAAGTCGTTACACAGTTCTGTGGAAGCAGTTCAATGATATGAAGAATCTCCTTGACCAaagtggattttcttgggatgatactCGAAAGATGGTGGTAGCTGATGATTGTGTCTGGGATGCCTATATCAAG GCTCACCCAGATGCACAATGCTACAAAAACAAAGCTGTGATGAATTTCAATGACTTATGCTTGATATATGCATATACAACAGCAGATGGAAGATATAGTCGTTCAAGTCATGATATAGACTTTGATGATGACTTCCAAGGAGTGACCATTG CTTATGGAATGGGTAGCGTAGCCCCTGCAAGTAATGAGCACTCTAGAAGAGACTGGACACCAGCCATGGATCAATATTTCACTGAGCTCATGCTGGATCAGCTGGGAAAAGGGAATAAGATTACTAATACATTCAATGAACAAGCATGGACTGTTATGCTCTCTTtgttcaattcaaaattttgtactCAGCatggaaaaaggtttttaaaacgTCGATATAAGAAACTGGAAAAATATTATAGTGATATAAAGACTCTGCTTGAGCAAAATGGTTTTTTGTGGGATGATAGACAACAAATGATAGCAGCCGATGATGATGTTTGGGATAATTACATTAAG GCACACCCACATGCACAAGCATACAGAAAGAAGATTTTGCTGAACTTTCAAGATTTGAGCTTGctgtatggaaaaactgtcaacAATGGAATTCGCAGTCATCTGCACCCAGATAAAGACCTTGAATATGATATTGTACAAATCAAAGCTG GTGAAGGGGAGTACCAAACACCAATTAGTGGTGATGGTTATTGGACGCTGCCAATGGACCATTATTTCATTGACTTGTTACTGGACCAGGTGCTTAGGGGGAATAAAATTGGGCAGGGATTCATAACCCAAGCTTGGATTGAAATGGTCACATTATTCAATATGAAATTTGGATCTCACTACGACAAAGATGTTCTGAAGAATCGGTACAGACATTTGAGGAGACAATATAATGACATAACAGCTCTTCTTGAACATAGcgggttttcttgggatgatacaCGAGAAATGGTAACTGCTGAAGGTTTTGTTTGGGATTCTTATATCCAG GCAATTCCTGATGCTCAATCATACAGAAACAAAACTGTGCCAAATTATCACAAGTTGTGTGTTATATATGGACAAGAAAGTTCTAATGGAGGAGACAACTCTTTGGCATGCAATGGTGACATCGATGGCGTGGACCCAGTTTGGATGATTG AAGGAACTGATATTCAATGCAATGCAAATAGTGATCATTCAAGGACAGATTGGATACCGCCAATGGACAGATATCTCATTGACCTTATGCTAGAGCAAGTGCGGAAAGGGAATAGGAAAGTTCACACTTTCAATAAACAAGCATGGGCAGATATGGTTGCATTATTCAATGAAAGATTCAGAACACAACATGAGAAAAGTGTTTTAAAGAGTCGGCATAAAAGTTTGAGGAAGCAGTACCATCATATAAAGAATCTTCTTGATCATAGGGGGTTCTCATGGGATGAAATGCGACAAATGGTCACAGCATATGATGCTGTTTGGGCTGCTTACCTCAAG GAACACCCAGATGCAAAATCATACAGAGCCAAACCAAAGCCGAATTACAATGATTTGTGCTTGATTTATGGGAGTCCAATTGCTGATGGACAATGCAACCAATCATATCATGGCATTGACTTCAACGGTGATG GAAGGGAACTTAACAATAGTAGTCACTCGCGAACTGATTGGACACCACTGATGGACCGATATTTCATTGATCTAATGCTAGAACATGTTCAGAAAGGGAGTATGGTTGATCATAAATTCAACAAGCAAGCATGGAGTGATATGGCTGCAAGGTTTAATGCAGAATTTGGGTCTTATCATGACAAAGATGTCTTAAAAAGTCGGTTTAAGCATTGGAGGAAGCTGTTCAATGGAATGAGAACACTTCTTGAGCAGAATGGGTTTGCTTGGGATGAAAGACGGCAAATGGTAACTGCAGCTAATGAACTCTGGGATTCCTATATCAAG GAAAATCCTGATGCAAGATCATATAGAACTAGAAGTCTCCCGAACTATAATGATTTGTTCCTGATATATGGGAATGCAATCAACAAGGACACACAAAACCAATCAAGTTTTTGTATAGACGACAATGACGATGACCTGGGAGTAGGAATTG GTGAAGAGGATGACCAGTTCCTTGCTAGTAGCGATTCTCTAGATGTTGACTGGATGATACCAATGGACATAGACCCTCATGCCCTAGAACTGGACATGGATGAAATGTTTGGATGTCTACAATCCCCATTTAGAAACACTAACATATCAGATCAGAAAAAACGCCGACAATCTGCGGCACCATCAACTTTGGCATGCTCAAGAAAAGTCCCCAAAACCAAAGAGAGGATGTGGGAATCACCCAGTGAAAAGGAAGGCGTAGCCACAGCACTGATAAATGATAAAGAAGTGAAGAATTGCATCTCAATAGAAACCATCGTGGATGCCCTCCAAAGCATACCAGGCATGGACGACGAGCTCTTCTTGGACGCCTGCCACCTTCTGGAAGATGAGAAAAAGGCCGAGATGTTTGTGGCACTGGATGCTGCACGGCGACAAAagtggttgctgagaaagctcCGCACCTAG
- the LOC100245953 gene encoding uncharacterized protein LOC100245953 isoform X2 translates to MASQALVNSDRSRTHWTQTMERYFIDLMLDQVHRGNRMGHTFNKQAWADMHAMFNGKFGSQYEKDVLKSRYTVLWKQFNDMKNLLDQSGFSWDDTRKMVVADDCVWDAYIKAHPDAQCYKNKAVMNFNDLCLIYAYTTADGRYSRSSHDIDFDDDFQGVTIAYGMGSVAPASNEHSRRDWTPAMDQYFTELMLDQLGKGNKITNTFNEQAWTVMLSLFNSKFCTQHGKRFLKRRYKKLEKYYSDIKTLLEQNGFLWDDRQQMIAADDDVWDNYIKAHPHAQAYRKKILLNFQDLSLLYGKTVNNGIRSHLHPDKDLEYDIVQIKAGEGEYQTPISGDGYWTLPMDHYFIDLLLDQVLRGNKIGQGFITQAWIEMVTLFNMKFGSHYDKDVLKNRYRHLRRQYNDITALLEHSGFSWDDTREMVTAEGFVWDSYIQAIPDAQSYRNKTVPNYHKLCVIYGQESSNGGDNSLACNGDIDGVDPVWMIEGTDIQCNANSDHSRTDWIPPMDRYLIDLMLEQVRKGNRKVHTFNKQAWADMVALFNERFRTQHEKSVLKSRHKSLRKQYHHIKNLLDHRGFSWDEMRQMVTAYDAVWAAYLKEHPDAKSYRAKPKPNYNDLCLIYGSPIADGQCNQSYHGIDFNGDGRELNNSSHSRTDWTPLMDRYFIDLMLEHVQKGSMVDHKFNKQAWSDMAARFNAEFGSYHDKDVLKSRFKHWRKLFNGMRTLLEQNGFAWDERRQMVTAANELWDSYIKVKRMTSSLLVAIL, encoded by the exons ATGGCCAGCCAAGCCCTTGTGAACAGTGATCGCTCAAGGACACATTGGACCCAAACGATGGAACGCTATTTCATTGATCTCATGTTAGATCAGGTACATAGGGGCAATAGGATGGGGCATACATTTAATAAACAAGCTTGGGCAGATATGCACGCCATGTTCAATGGAAAATTTGGATCTCAATATGAGAAAGATGTCTTGAAAAGTCGTTACACAGTTCTGTGGAAGCAGTTCAATGATATGAAGAATCTCCTTGACCAaagtggattttcttgggatgatactCGAAAGATGGTGGTAGCTGATGATTGTGTCTGGGATGCCTATATCAAG GCTCACCCAGATGCACAATGCTACAAAAACAAAGCTGTGATGAATTTCAATGACTTATGCTTGATATATGCATATACAACAGCAGATGGAAGATATAGTCGTTCAAGTCATGATATAGACTTTGATGATGACTTCCAAGGAGTGACCATTG CTTATGGAATGGGTAGCGTAGCCCCTGCAAGTAATGAGCACTCTAGAAGAGACTGGACACCAGCCATGGATCAATATTTCACTGAGCTCATGCTGGATCAGCTGGGAAAAGGGAATAAGATTACTAATACATTCAATGAACAAGCATGGACTGTTATGCTCTCTTtgttcaattcaaaattttgtactCAGCatggaaaaaggtttttaaaacgTCGATATAAGAAACTGGAAAAATATTATAGTGATATAAAGACTCTGCTTGAGCAAAATGGTTTTTTGTGGGATGATAGACAACAAATGATAGCAGCCGATGATGATGTTTGGGATAATTACATTAAG GCACACCCACATGCACAAGCATACAGAAAGAAGATTTTGCTGAACTTTCAAGATTTGAGCTTGctgtatggaaaaactgtcaacAATGGAATTCGCAGTCATCTGCACCCAGATAAAGACCTTGAATATGATATTGTACAAATCAAAGCTG GTGAAGGGGAGTACCAAACACCAATTAGTGGTGATGGTTATTGGACGCTGCCAATGGACCATTATTTCATTGACTTGTTACTGGACCAGGTGCTTAGGGGGAATAAAATTGGGCAGGGATTCATAACCCAAGCTTGGATTGAAATGGTCACATTATTCAATATGAAATTTGGATCTCACTACGACAAAGATGTTCTGAAGAATCGGTACAGACATTTGAGGAGACAATATAATGACATAACAGCTCTTCTTGAACATAGcgggttttcttgggatgatacaCGAGAAATGGTAACTGCTGAAGGTTTTGTTTGGGATTCTTATATCCAG GCAATTCCTGATGCTCAATCATACAGAAACAAAACTGTGCCAAATTATCACAAGTTGTGTGTTATATATGGACAAGAAAGTTCTAATGGAGGAGACAACTCTTTGGCATGCAATGGTGACATCGATGGCGTGGACCCAGTTTGGATGATTG AAGGAACTGATATTCAATGCAATGCAAATAGTGATCATTCAAGGACAGATTGGATACCGCCAATGGACAGATATCTCATTGACCTTATGCTAGAGCAAGTGCGGAAAGGGAATAGGAAAGTTCACACTTTCAATAAACAAGCATGGGCAGATATGGTTGCATTATTCAATGAAAGATTCAGAACACAACATGAGAAAAGTGTTTTAAAGAGTCGGCATAAAAGTTTGAGGAAGCAGTACCATCATATAAAGAATCTTCTTGATCATAGGGGGTTCTCATGGGATGAAATGCGACAAATGGTCACAGCATATGATGCTGTTTGGGCTGCTTACCTCAAG GAACACCCAGATGCAAAATCATACAGAGCCAAACCAAAGCCGAATTACAATGATTTGTGCTTGATTTATGGGAGTCCAATTGCTGATGGACAATGCAACCAATCATATCATGGCATTGACTTCAACGGTGATG GAAGGGAACTTAACAATAGTAGTCACTCGCGAACTGATTGGACACCACTGATGGACCGATATTTCATTGATCTAATGCTAGAACATGTTCAGAAAGGGAGTATGGTTGATCATAAATTCAACAAGCAAGCATGGAGTGATATGGCTGCAAGGTTTAATGCAGAATTTGGGTCTTATCATGACAAAGATGTCTTAAAAAGTCGGTTTAAGCATTGGAGGAAGCTGTTCAATGGAATGAGAACACTTCTTGAGCAGAATGGGTTTGCTTGGGATGAAAGACGGCAAATGGTAACTGCAGCTAATGAACTCTGGGATTCCTATATCAAG GTGAAGAGGATGACCAGTTCCTTGCTAGTAGCGATTCTCTAG
- the LOC100252902 gene encoding signal peptidase complex subunit 3B isoform X2: protein MHSFGYRANSLLTFAVTILAVMCAMASFSDNLNTPSPSSQVEVLSINWFQRQPNGNDEVSMTLNISANLQSMFTWNTKQVFVFLAAEYATPKNSLNQVSLWDGIIPSKEHAKFWIHTTNKYRFTDQGSNLRGKEFNLTLHWHVMPKTGKMFADKIIMTGFRLPEEYR, encoded by the exons atgcattCGTTTGGGTACAGGGCCAACTCTCTTCTCACCTTCGCCGTCACCATTCTCGCCGTGATGTGCGCCATGGCCTCCTTCTCCGACAACCTCAACACCCCCTCGCCCTCCTCCCAAGTCGAG GTgttgagtatcaattggtttcaGAGGCAGCCCAATGGGAACGATGAG GTCAGCATGACATTGAATATATCAGCAAATCTGCAGTCAATGTTTACATGGAACACAAAACAG GTTTTTGTATTTCTAGCAGCTGAGTATGCAACACCAAAGAATTCCTTGAATCAG GTTTCTCTCTGGGATGGTATTATACCTTCAAAAGAGCATGCGAAATTCTGGATTCATACCACAAACAAGTACCGATTCACTGATCAG GGAAGCAATCTCCGGGGAAAAGAATTCAACTTGACATTGCACTGGCATGTCATGCCCAAGACTGGAAAGATGTTTGctgacaaaataatcatgaCCGGGTTCCGCTTGCCAGAAGAATACAGATAA
- the LOC100252902 gene encoding signal peptidase complex subunit 3B isoform X1: MHSFGYRANSLLTFAVTILAVMCAMASFSDNLNTPSPSSQVEVLSINWFQRQPNGNDEVSMTLNISANLQSMFTWNTKQVFVFLAAEYATPKNSLNQVSLWDGIIPSKEHAKFWIHTTNKYRFTDQVKPFLEINFYHYLFKPSQIFDLFAIVGKQSPGKRIQLDIALACHAQDWKDVC, encoded by the exons atgcattCGTTTGGGTACAGGGCCAACTCTCTTCTCACCTTCGCCGTCACCATTCTCGCCGTGATGTGCGCCATGGCCTCCTTCTCCGACAACCTCAACACCCCCTCGCCCTCCTCCCAAGTCGAG GTgttgagtatcaattggtttcaGAGGCAGCCCAATGGGAACGATGAG GTCAGCATGACATTGAATATATCAGCAAATCTGCAGTCAATGTTTACATGGAACACAAAACAG GTTTTTGTATTTCTAGCAGCTGAGTATGCAACACCAAAGAATTCCTTGAATCAG GTTTCTCTCTGGGATGGTATTATACCTTCAAAAGAGCATGCGAAATTCTGGATTCATACCACAAACAAGTACCGATTCACTGATCAGGTAAAGCCATTTCtggaaattaatttttaccACTACCTCTTCAAACCAAGCCAAATCTTTGATCTTTTTGCTATTGTAGGGAAGCAATCTCCGGGGAAAAGAATTCAACTTGACATTGCACTGGCATGTCATGCCCAAGACTGGAAAGATGTTTGctga
- the LOC100247787 gene encoding probable aspartic proteinase GIP2 — translation MASLPQAHLFSLILLSLTSFSISQTPLIHPNALVLPLTKHASTLQYVTIISQRTPLVPLNVIVDLGGQFLWVGCGSNYVSSSYRPAQCHSSQCFLAHGPKSCDHCLSRGRPKCNNGTCILFSENVFTSKVSAGDLSEDVLSLQSTDGLNPRSAVAIPHFLFSCAPEVLLQGLAGGAEGIAGLGHGRIGLPTLLSSALNFTRKFAVCLPPTTTSSGVIFFGDGPYALLPGIDVSKLLIYTPLIKNPRSVATRVYVTEPLPSYEYFIRVKSIQINGKQVPLDSSLLAINKNGIGGTKISTVNPYTLLQTSIYNSFTKLFLQEAMAHNVTRVSPVAPFDVCFSTKNTNGAFSTPAIPVIDLVLQNKKVFWRIFETNSMVLVGDDVACLGFLDGGLNQRTSIVIGGHQLEDNLLQFDLESSRLGFTSSLLLRETSCANFNFTSSL, via the coding sequence ATGGCTTCCTTGCCACAAGCCCacttattttctctcattttgcTCTCTCTCACATCATTCTCCATCTCCCAAACACCCTTAATCCACCCTAATGCTCTTGTTCTTCCCCTCACTAAACATGCCTCAACTCTCCAATATGTCACCATTATCAGCCAAAGGACACCCCTAGTGCCCTTGAACGTTATTGTGGATCTTGGTGGCCAGTTTCTATGGGTTGGTTGTGGCTCCAATTATGTCTCGTCTTCCTACCGCCCGGCTCAATGCCACTCGAGCCAGTGCTTCTTAGCCCATGGTCCCAAAAGTTGTGACCATTGCCTGTCTAGGGGTAGACCCAAGTGTAACAATGGGACATGCATTTTGTTCTCAGAAAATGTGTTTACTAGCAAAGTCTCAGCTGGGGACCTCAGTGAGGATGTGCTCAGTCTCCAATCCACAGATGGCCTAAACCCTAGAAGTGCGGTGGCTATTCCCCATTTTCTATTCTCATGTGCCCCAGAGGTTCTCTTACAAGGCCTTGCTGGTGGGGCTGAAGGAATTGCAGGCCTCGGCCATGGCAGAATTGGGCTGCCTACACTGCTCTCCTCTGCACTCAACTTCACCAGAAAATTCGCCGTCTGCCTTCCTCCAACCACAACCTCAAGTGGGGTTATCTTTTTTGGCGATGGGCCTTATGCTTTGCTCCCGGGCATTGATGTATCCAAGCTACTCATCTACACTCCTCTTATCAAAAACCCTAGAAGCGTGGCCACTAGGGTTTATGTCACTGAACCTTTGCCTTCATATGAGTATTTCATCAGGGTTAAGTCGATTCAAATCAATGGAAAACAAGTACCATTGGATTCATCACTGTTAGCTATCAACAAGAACGGCATTGGTGGGACAAAGATCAGCACTGTAAATCCCTACACTCTGCTACAAACCTCCATATACAATTCCTTCACCAAGCTTTTTCTGCAAGAGGCCATGGCACATAATGTTACTAGGGTTTCTCCGGTAGCGCCATTCGATGTTTGTTTTAGCACAAAAAACACCAATGGAGCTTTTTCTACTCCTGCCATTCCTGTTATTGATCTTGTGTTGCAGAATAAGAAGGTGTTTTGGAGGATTTTTGAGACCAATTCCATGGTGCTGGTGGGTGATGATGTTGCTTGCCTAGGGTTTTTGGATGGTGGGTTGAACCAAAGGACTTCAATTGTGATTGGAGGGCACCAATTGGAGGATAATCTTCTGCAGTTTGATCTTGAATCATCAAGGTTGGGGTTTACTTCTTCACTGCTGTTAAGGGAGACCAGTTGtgccaattttaattttacatctagcctttga
- the LOC100240860 gene encoding gamma conglutin 1, with the protein MLSLPFTTAPFSLLRAMAPSLHCLPVFFALIILVAADQQPPTTLLTNDSVSSRPNALVLLVSKNEATNLHVVDIQKRTPLKPVPLVLDVNGRSLWVDCESNYLSSTYNAPQCHSTQCSRANLHDCRTCSAQTRPGCHNNTCGLNAANPISGETAFGELAQDVLSIPSTDGSSLGQLVTIPQFLFACAPSSLAQKGFPPAVQGVVGLGHTSIALPTQLASHFGFQQKFALCLTSPLNHGVLFLGEAPYRLHPGIDVSHPLGSTPLSISREGEYFIQVTSIRINERVVPVNPALLNRRPGSTLISTTTPYTVLEHSIYQTFTQFYANQMSWAPRVQPIAPFGLCFDATKMTATQIGPEVANIDLVLHNRNNVWRIVGANSMVQPRPGVWCLGFVDGGSNPKAPIILGSYQLEDNLLQFDLARSKLGFSSSLLFRGTHCGNFFVGSAQTSAAKEEKHV; encoded by the coding sequence ATGCTCTCCCTCCCTTTCACCACTGCCCCATTTTCTCTACTGCGCGCAATGGCTCCCTCTCTTCACTGCCTCCCCGTTTTCTTTGCTCTTATCATCTTGGTAGCAGCTGATCAGCAGCCCCCAACCACTCTCCTGACTAATGACAGTGTCTCTTCCAGGCCTAATGCTCTTGTCCTGCTCGTTAGCAAGAACGAGGCAACGAATCTTCATGTAGTAGACATCCAAAAGAGGACTCCTCTGAAGCCAGTCCCCCTGGTTCTGGATGTAAATGGGCGGTCGTTGTGGGTTGATTGCGAGAGCAACTACCTGTCATCAACCTACAACGCCCCACAGTGCCACTCCACTCAGTGCTCTAGAGCCAACCTTCACGACTGCCGCACTTGCTCGGCCCAAACCAGGCCCGGCTGCCACAACAACACATGCGGGCTCAACGCGGCGAACCCTATCTCCGGGGAGACCGCCTTCGGTGAGCTCGCCCAAGATGTCCTCTCAATTCCATCCACAGATGGGTCTAGCCTCGGGCAATTGGTCACTATCCCTCAGTTCCTCTTCGCTTGTGCGCCTTCCTCTCTGGCACAAAAGGGGTTCCCACCTGCTGTACAAGGAGTTGTTGGCTTAGGCCACACTTCGATTGCCCTACCGACTCAACTGGCTTCCCACTTTGGATTCCAACAGAAGTTTGCTCTGTGCCTCACTTCCCCACTTAACCATGGAGTACTTTTCTTGGGAGAAGCCCCCTACAGACTACATCCCGGCATCGACGTCTCACATCCACTAGGCTCTACCCCACTATCCATCAGCAGAGAAGGCGAGTACTTCATACAAGTGACATCAATAAGGATCAATGAGAGGGTCGTCCCAGTGAACCCGGCCTTGTTAAACAGAAGACCTGGTTCGACTCTGATCAGCACCACAACGCCTTACACCGTCCTGGAACACTCAATCTACCAAACTTTCACTCAGTTCTACGCGAACCAGATGTCGTGGGCACCCCGGGTGCAACCAATTGCACCCTTTGGGCTGTGCTTTGACGCGACTAAGATGACTGCAACGCAAATCGGGCCTGAAGTTGCTAACATTGATCTTGTATTGCACAACCGTAACAACGTATGGAGGATTGTTGGCGCAAACTCAATGGTACAGCCGCGACCTGGGGTCTGGTGCTTAGGCTTTGTGGATGGAGGATCCAACCCTAAAGCTCCAATTATTCTAGGGTCATATCAGTTGGAGGACAATCTTCTGCAGTTTGATCTGGCTAGGTCAAAGCTGGGCTTCAGCTCTTCGCTGCTATTCCGTGGAACTCATTGTGGTAACTTCTTCGTAGGCTCCGCCCAAACCTCAGCTGCAAAGGAGGAGAAGCATGTGTAG